One Nicotiana tomentosiformis chromosome 4, ASM39032v3, whole genome shotgun sequence genomic window carries:
- the LOC104094591 gene encoding uncharacterized protein, which translates to MGHSTPIMTPLFQQMVEFFCHLAGTMSEPSEMNFEKMRKIGGVEFKGTTDPTVAEQWLERMERVFEQLECTNAAKSKYDISLLPKYAYDWWVSLPNAKVKPPVLTWDDFVKAFRAKYVPPVYCDAKKKEFLNLRQGSMSIAEYQQIFLRLYRYAGGIIDGERDKCIRFEEGLNGYIQKSEAILQLENFSKLISVALTWERIDKEEASRRENTPFPHLLLNLGFTVIL; encoded by the coding sequence ATGGGTCATAGTACTCCTATTATGACTCCTCTATTTCAGCAGATGGTTGAGTTCTTTTGTCACTTGGCTGGGACAATGTCAGAACCTAGTGAAATGAATTTTGAGAAGATGAGAAAAATAGGTGGAGTTGAATTTAAAGGCACTACTGATCCCACGGTAGCTGAACAATGGCTCGAGCGCATGGAGAGGGTCTTTGAACAACTAGAGTGTACTAATGCTGCCAAATCTAAGTATGATATCTCTCTTTTACCAAAATATGCCTATGATTGGTGGGTAAGTCTGCCAAATGCAAAAGTAAAACCTCCGGTGCTGACTTGGGATGACTTTGTGAAAGCATTTCGTGCGAAATATGTCCCCCcagtctattgtgatgctaaGAAAAAAGAGTTTCTAAATTTAAGACAAGGGAGTATGTCTATTGCAGAGTATCAACAAATATTTCTCAGGCTTTATCGCTATGCTGGAGGTATTATTGATGGTGAAAGAGACAAGTGCATAAGATTTGAGGAAGGTTTGAATGGTTACATTCAAAAATCTGAGGCAATCTTGCAGCTTGAGAATTTTTCCAAGCTAATTTCAGTTGCTCTTACTTGGGAAAGAATTGACAAGGAAGAAGCTAGTAGGAGAGAAAAtaccccatttccccatttactgctcaatttaggctttacagttattttatga
- the LOC104117774 gene encoding uncharacterized protein encodes MAPNEALYGRRCRSPIGWFEPTEVGLLGLDLVYGALEKVALIQQWLKTAHSGQKSYIDVHRRKLEFKDGDQVFLKVLPMKGVMRFGKKGKISPRFIGPYRILKRIGEVAYKLELPALMTLVHPIFHVSMLRGYVPDPAHIVSPEVVEINDGLTYDEEPVEILDRQVSRLRTKDIALVKMLWCNHDIEEATWEAEKDMKI; translated from the coding sequence ATGGCTCCAAATGAGGCTTTGTACGGACGACGTTGTAGATCAcctattggatggtttgagccaacTGAGGTAGGACTACTTGGTCTCGATCTTGTATATGGTGCCTTAGAGAAGGTGGCTTTGATTCAACAATGGCTTAAGACTGCTCATAGTGGACAAAAAAGCTATATAGATGTACATCGACGTAAGTTGGAATTTAAAGATGGTGATCAAGTGTTCTTGAAAGTATTGCcaatgaagggcgttatgagatttgggaagaagggcaagataAGTCCTAGATTTATTGGTCCATATCGTATCTTAAAAAGGATTGGGGAAGTAGCCTATAAGCTGGAGTTACCTGCATTGATGACTTTGGTTCATCCTATTTTTCATGTATCAATGCTACGGGGGTATGTGCCTGATCCTGCTCATATTGTCTCACCGGAGGTAGTAGAAATAAATGACGGCTTAACTTATGACGAAGAACCTGTTgagattcttgataggcaagtcagTAGGTTGAGGACTAAGGACATAGCTTTAGTTAAAATGTTATGGTGTAATCATGACAtcgaggaagctacttgggaggccgagaaagaTATGAAAATctga